From a single Lolium rigidum isolate FL_2022 chromosome 7, APGP_CSIRO_Lrig_0.1, whole genome shotgun sequence genomic region:
- the LOC124671303 gene encoding two-component response regulator ORR27-like: MENNAALAAGAGMAASPEAELARTCRVLVVEEDPSYRATLTQMIQSRGYPVTAKASLEEGLRALRDNPEGFDLVMAVADTQGPGIDGFELLKHTKENYPVILFSDCASKEKVIRALVEGACDFLEKPMLDSEISRIWQHVLRRNANIDFGPTDDSDEGDSGGSQQHKQGRTNFNSSPGQHALLVKAPQQLSGTEAMETAEQKEGPGVHVPTAHQDKIIGGST, translated from the exons ATGGAGAACAACGCCGCCTTGGCTGCCGGCGCCGGCATGGCCGCTTCTCCTGAGGCTGAGCTCGCCAGGACCTGCAGGGTCCTCGTCGTAGAGGAAGACCCATCCTACCGCGCCACCCTCACCCAGATGATCCAGAGCCGCGGCTACCCAG TGACGGCCAAGGCATCCCTGGAAGAAGGACTGAGGGCATTGCGGGACAATCCAGAGGGGTTCGACCTCGTGATGGCTGTCGCGGACACGCAGGGTCCAGGAATCGACGGCTTCGAGCTCctcaagcataccaaggagaaTTACCCGGTCATCC TGTTCTCCGACTGCGCGTCCAAGGAGAAGGTGATTAGGGCGCTGGTTGAAGGTGCGTGCGACTTTCTCGAAAAGCCCATGCTCGACTCTGAGATCAGTCGCATCTGGCAGCACGTCCTCCGCAGAAATGCAAACATAGACTTTGGCCCCACGGATGACTCCGACGAAGGGGACTCCGGCGGCAGCCAGCAGCACAAGCAGGGCAGGACCAACTTCAACTCGTCACCAGGGCAGCACGCGTTGTTGGTCAAGGCGCCCCAGCAGCTCAGCGGAACGGAAG CTATGGAAACTGCTGAGCAAAAGGAAGGTCCGGGAGTGCATGTCCCTACCGCACACCAAGATAAAATCATAGGGGGGAGCACATAG
- the LOC124677105 gene encoding BTB/POZ and MATH domain-containing protein 2-like: MGDHQRDLAFPPPGHCLPRTSSMSVTDSVTAVHDFRVTGYSLLDGMGVGRYVSSRVFTVGGLEWAVRFYPDGSTAHCVGNASAFLYYCGRDKDVRARFTLNLMEKDGRLSQVTNAYMKHSFSPASDNWGFIKFIEKSKIQGSPFLHNDCLTIRCLLTVAKESRTQDVQTSLITVPKSNLHKDFENMLNDGEGADVTFDVGGQLFRAHRCVLAFRSPVFRAELFGPMKEKATQCINIDDMEPLIFEALLHFIYTDSLPDHCKDGKAEAMQHLLVAADRYGVDRLRLICESKLSDTIDVQTVATTLALAEQHHCSQLRQACIQFMASPNMLAPVIETEGFKHLVASCPFIMKDILDRVSSIWNDRSSEK, from the coding sequence ATGGGTGATCACCAGCGCGACCTGGCCTTCCCGCCGCCCGGCCACTGCCTCCCCAGGACATCGTCGATGAGCGTCACGGACTCCGTCACCGCGGTCCACGACTTCAGGGTCACCGGCTACTCGCTGCTCGACGGCATGGGCGTCGGCAGGTACGTCAGCTCCAGAGTCTTCACCGTCGGGGGGCTCGAGTGGGCTGTCAGGTTCTACCCGGACGGCTCCACGGCCCACTGCGTCGGCAACGCCTCCGCCTTCCTCTACTACTGCGGCCGAGACAAGGACGTCAGGGCCAGGTTCACCCTCAATTTGATGGAGAAAGATGGCAGGCTCTCTCAGGTAACCAACGCCTACATGAAGCATTCCTTCTCCCCTGCTAGTGACAATTGGGGCTTCATCAAATTCATCGAGAAGTCCAAGATTCAGGGCTCGCCCTTCCTCCACAATGACTGCCTCACCATCAGATGCTTGCTAACCGTTGCCAAAGAGTCTCGTACCCAAGACGTCCAGACCAGCTTGATCACGGTTCCCAAGTCCAATCTGCACAAAGATTTTGAGAACATGCTCAACGATGGAGAAGGCGCGGATGTCACGTTTGATGTGGGTGGCCAACTGTTCCGCGCTCATAGGTGTGTCTTGGCTTTCCGCTCTCCGGTCTTCAGGGCCGAACTCTTTGGTCCGATGAAAGAAAAGGCAACACAGTGTATCAACATCGATGACATGGAGCCTCTCATATTTGAGGCGCTGCTTCACTTCATCTACACTGATTCCTTGCCTGATCACTGCAAAGACGGCAAGGCTGAGGCTATGCAACACCTACTTGTTGCCGCCGATCGTTACGGAGTCGATAGGCTAAGGTTGATTTGCGAAAGTAAGTTGAGCGACACAATTGATGTTCAGACAGTGGCAACCACGCTGGCTTTAGCAGAGCAACACCATTGCTCCCAGCTGCGACAAGCTTGCATTCAGTTCATGGCCTCGCCCAACATGCTTGCTCCAGTCATTGAAACCGAAGGATTCAAACATCTTGTAGCGAGCTGCCCGTTTATTATGAAGGATATATTAGATAGGGTGTCAAGCATTTGGAATGACAGGTCTTCTGAGAAGTAG